The Rhea pennata isolate bPtePen1 chromosome 7, bPtePen1.pri, whole genome shotgun sequence genome contains a region encoding:
- the INPP5F gene encoding phosphatidylinositide phosphatase SAC2 isoform X2, translated as MRYKRRGVDKNGNVANYVETEQLIHVHNHTLSFIQTRGSVPVFWSQVGYRYNPRPRLDRSENETVSCFRAHFEEQLKNYKKQVIINLVDQTGREKIIGDAYLKQVLLYNNANLTYVSFDFHEHCRGMKFENVQTLTDAIHDIILDMKWCWVDQAGVICKQEGIFRVNCMDCLDRTNVVQAAIARVVMEQQLKKLGVMPPEQPLPVKCNRIYQIIWANNGDAISRQYAGTAALKGDFTRTGERKLAGVMKDGVNSANRYYLNRFRDAYRQAVIDLMQGIPVTEDLYSIFTKEKEHEALHKENVRSHQELISQLLQSYMKLLLPDDEKFHGGWALIDCDPSLIDATHKDVDVLLLLSNSAYYVAYYDDEIDKVNQYQRLSLDALEKIEIGPEPTLFGKPKFSCMRLHYKYKETSGYFHTLRAVVRNPEEDGKDTLQCIAEMLRITKQAMGLDVPIIEKKLERKSSKPHEDIIGIRSQNRGSLAQGKNYLLSKFSSLNQKVKQTKSNVNISNLRKLGSFTKPEVKVNFLKPNLKVNLWKSDSSLETLENPVVDTKVHTESDIEISDNDSFHSDDFLTNSKSDEDNQLTDSLENIGQTDYVLPSCGIIASAPRLGSRSQSISSTDMTISIHAPSEIHVTQASTSECEDIPMPSADNVEMEFAKPIDVYCQRFVHDAQKIADVLEAEAGSQELHQVINQTSNNTSKKAETRAETTRDIPSRPSKLDVLSSEPDPQLLAVDGTYSSKSHKSPGAASGIVETELHMTPSPADSNSSRAVSPFAKIRSSMVQVANITQAGLTQGINFAVAKVQKSPVEPEAINQVKQKELKEMFMQCQTRIIQI; from the exons ATGCGGTATAAGCGAAGAGGTGTTGATAAAAATGGGAATGTGGCAAACTATGTTGAGACAGAGCAACTGATTCACGTCCATAATCATACTCTCTCGTTTATTCAAACACGAGGCTCTGTGCCTGTTTTCTGGAGCCAGGTTGGATATAGATATAACCCACGGCCCCGACTGGACAGGA gtgaaaatgaaacagtgtCCTGTTTTCGTGCACATTTTgaagaacagctgaaaaattacaaaaagcaG GTTATTATTAACTTGGTGGATCAGACAGGCAGAGAGAAGATTATTGGAGATGCTTATCTTAAACAAGTGCTTCTGTACAACAATGCAAATCTGACTTACGTTTCATTTGACTTCCATGAGCACTG CCGAGGAATGAAGTTTGAAAATGTGCAGACATTGACTGATGCCATTCATGATATTATTCTTGACATGAAGTGGTGCTG gGTTGATCAAGCTGGTGTTATTTGTaaacaggaaggaattttccgAGTGAACTGCATGGACTGTCTGGATCGCACCAATGTGGTACAGGCTGCTATTGCAAGAGTGGTCATGGAGCAGCAG CTCAAAAAACTGGGTGTGATGCCACCAGAACAGCCTTTGCCAGTGAAATGCAACAGAATTTACCAGATAATATGGGCAAACAATGGAGATGCCATAAGTCGGCAATATGCTGGCACAGCAGCTTTAAAG GGTGACTTCACAAGGACTGGTGAAAGAAAGCTGGCAGGAGTAATGAAGGATGGAGTAAATTCTGCAAACAGATACTACTTGAATCGTTTCAGGGATGCTTATAGGCAAGCAGTCATAG ATTTGATGCAGGGTATCCCTGTAACGGAGGATCTTTACTCcatatttacaaaagaaaaagagcatgaAGCCTTGCATAAGGAGAATGTGAGAAGTCATCAGGAACTGATCAGCCAACTGTTGCAGAGTTACATGAAACTGCTTTTACCAGATGATGAAAAATTTCATGGAGGATGGGCACTTATTGACTGTGATCCAAG tCTCATTGATGCCACTCATAAAGATGTGGATGTTCTGCTGTTACTTTCTAATTCTGCCTACTATGTGGCCTA TTATGATGACGAAATCGACAAGGTGAATCAGTACCAAAGGCTAAGCCTtgatgctttggaaaaaatagagaTAG GACCTGAGCCTACTCTCTTTGGCAAACCCAAGTTCTCTTGCATGAGGTTGCATTacaaatacaaagaaacaaGTGGGTATTTTCACACCCTTAGAGCTGTGGTACGCAACCCtgaagaagatggaaaag ACACTCTTCAGTGCATTGCAGAAATGTTGCGAATCACAAAGCAAGCAATGGGATTAGATGTGCCCATTATTGAGAAAAAGCTGGAGAG GAAAAGCAGCAAGCCTCATGAAGACATCATTGGCATTCGGTCTCAGAACAGAGGGTCCCTGGCCCAAGGCAAGAATTACTTACTGAGCAAGTTTTCATCTCTCAATCAGAAAGTAAAGCAAACCAAATCCAATGTAAACATTAGCAATCTTCGGAAGTTAGGTAGCTTTACCAAACCTGAAGTGAAAgtcaattttttaaaaccaaatttgAAAGTTAATCTTTGGAAATCGGATAGTAGCCTTGAAACTCTAGAGAATCCAGTGGTAGATACTAAAGTCCATACTGAATCTGATATAGAAATATCAGATAATGATTCATTCCATTCAGATGACTTCCTGACTAACTCTAAATCTGATGAGGACAACCAGTTAACTGACTCCCTAGAGAACATAGGACAGACAGACTATGTGCTGCCTAGCTGTGGTATCATTGCTTCAGCTCCCCGATTAGGCAGTCGGTCCCAGTCTATAAGCAGCACTGACATGACCATTAGCATTCATGCTCCATCTGAGATCCATGTCACTCAGGCTAGCACGTCTGAATGTGAAGACATACCCATGCCTTCTGCTGACAATGTGGAGATGGAATTTGCTAAACCTATTGATGTGTACTGCCAGAGGTTTGTACATGATGCTCAAAAGATAGCAGATGTTTTAGAGGCTGAGGCTGGCTCTCAAGAGCTCCATCAAGTAATAAATCAAACCAGCAATAATACTTCTAAAAAGGCAGAAACTAGGGCTGAAACAACCAGAGACATTCCTTCCAGGCCATCAAAGTTGGACGTACTTTCTTCTGAGCCAGATCCTCAGCTCTTAGCTGTTGATGGGACCTATTCCAGTAAATCTCATAAAAGCCCAGGAGCTGCATCTGGTATAGTTGAGACAGAACTCCATATGACTCCTTCTCCAGCTGACAGTAACAGCAGCAGAGCCGTCTCCCCCTTTGCTAAAATTCGCAGTTCTATGGTCCAAGTTGCTAACATCACACAAGCAGGATTGACTCAAGGGATTAATTTTGCTGTGGCGAAGGTCCAGAAGAGCCCTGTGGAACCAGAAGCTATAAATCAAGTCAAgcaaaaagaactgaaagaaatgtttatgcAATGCCAGACACGAATAATTCAGATTTAG
- the INPP5F gene encoding phosphatidylinositide phosphatase SAC2 isoform X3, with protein sequence MELFQAKDHYILQSGERALWCSRRDGSLQLRAATDLLLAWNPICLGLVEGVIGKVQLHTDLPWWLLLIRQKALIGRLPGDHEVCKITKIAVIPLSETEPQDLELELCKKHHFGINKPEKITQSPDDSKFLLKTLTQIKSNVSAPNKKKIKESKEKEKLEKRLLEELFKMFMDSDSFYYSLTYDLTNSVQRQSMCEKTNLPLWRKVDDRFFWNKHMIEDLISTDNAEVDFWIIPIIQGFVQIEELVVNYSESSDDEKSSPETPQESTCIDDIHPTFLVALISRRSRHRAGMRYKRRGVDKNGNVANYVETEQLIHVHNHTLSFIQTRGSVPVFWSQVGYRYNPRPRLDRSENETVSCFRAHFEEQLKNYKKQVIINLVDQTGREKIIGDAYLKQVLLYNNANLTYVSFDFHEHCRGMKFENVQTLTDAIHDIILDMKWCWVDQAGVICKQEGIFRVNCMDCLDRTNVVQAAIARVVMEQQLKKLGVMPPEQPLPVKCNRIYQIIWANNGDAISRQYAGTAALKGDFTRTGERKLAGVMKDGVNSANRYYLNRFRDAYRQAVIDLMQGIPVTEDLYSIFTKEKEHEALHKENVRSHQELISQLLQSYMKLLLPDDEKFHGGWALIDCDPRGSVT encoded by the exons CCACTGATCTTCTTTTGGCTTGGAATCCTATTTGTCTGGGCCTGGTAGAGGGAGTCATTGGTAAAGTTCAGCTTCATACAG ATTTACCATGGTGGCTACTTTTAATTCGTCAGAAAGCATTGATTGGCAGGCTTCCAGGAGACCATGAAGtatgcaaaataacaaaaattgcAGTGATTCCACTTTCTGAAACAGAACCTCAGGATCTGGAACTAGAG CTTTGTAAAAAGCACCATTTTGGGATAAACAAGCCAGAGAAGATAACACAGTCTCCAGATGACTCAAAATTTTTACTGAAGACCCTTACTCAAATTAAATCAAATGTGTCTGCTCCAAATAAAAAGAAG attaaagaaagtaaagaaaaagagaagctggagaagagaTTATTGGAGgaattgtttaaaatgttcatgGATTCAGATTCCTTTTATTACAGCCTGACCTATGACCTAACAAATTCAGTACAGAGGCAGAGCATGTGTGAGAAAACTAACTTGCCTCTGTGGAGGAAA gttGATGACAGATTCTTTTGGAACAAGCACATGATTGAAGATCTCATCAGCACTGAT AATGCTGAAGTGGATTTCTGGATTATACCTATTATACAAGGATTTGTGCAAATTGAAGAACTTGTAGTAAACTATAGTGAATCTTCTGATGATGAGAAGAGCAGTCCTGAAACTCCTCAGGAATCAACTTGTATAGATGACATTCATCCAACGTTTCTGGTGGCACTTATTTCACGCCGGAGTCGGCACAGAGCTG GAATGCGGTATAAGCGAAGAGGTGTTGATAAAAATGGGAATGTGGCAAACTATGTTGAGACAGAGCAACTGATTCACGTCCATAATCATACTCTCTCGTTTATTCAAACACGAGGCTCTGTGCCTGTTTTCTGGAGCCAGGTTGGATATAGATATAACCCACGGCCCCGACTGGACAGGA gtgaaaatgaaacagtgtCCTGTTTTCGTGCACATTTTgaagaacagctgaaaaattacaaaaagcaG GTTATTATTAACTTGGTGGATCAGACAGGCAGAGAGAAGATTATTGGAGATGCTTATCTTAAACAAGTGCTTCTGTACAACAATGCAAATCTGACTTACGTTTCATTTGACTTCCATGAGCACTG CCGAGGAATGAAGTTTGAAAATGTGCAGACATTGACTGATGCCATTCATGATATTATTCTTGACATGAAGTGGTGCTG gGTTGATCAAGCTGGTGTTATTTGTaaacaggaaggaattttccgAGTGAACTGCATGGACTGTCTGGATCGCACCAATGTGGTACAGGCTGCTATTGCAAGAGTGGTCATGGAGCAGCAG CTCAAAAAACTGGGTGTGATGCCACCAGAACAGCCTTTGCCAGTGAAATGCAACAGAATTTACCAGATAATATGGGCAAACAATGGAGATGCCATAAGTCGGCAATATGCTGGCACAGCAGCTTTAAAG GGTGACTTCACAAGGACTGGTGAAAGAAAGCTGGCAGGAGTAATGAAGGATGGAGTAAATTCTGCAAACAGATACTACTTGAATCGTTTCAGGGATGCTTATAGGCAAGCAGTCATAG ATTTGATGCAGGGTATCCCTGTAACGGAGGATCTTTACTCcatatttacaaaagaaaaagagcatgaAGCCTTGCATAAGGAGAATGTGAGAAGTCATCAGGAACTGATCAGCCAACTGTTGCAGAGTTACATGAAACTGCTTTTACCAGATGATGAAAAATTTCATGGAGGATGGGCACTTATTGACTGTGATCCAAG GGGAAGTGTAACTTGA
- the INPP5F gene encoding phosphatidylinositide phosphatase SAC2 isoform X1 has translation MELFQAKDHYILQSGERALWCSRRDGSLQLRAATDLLLAWNPICLGLVEGVIGKVQLHTDLPWWLLLIRQKALIGRLPGDHEVCKITKIAVIPLSETEPQDLELELCKKHHFGINKPEKITQSPDDSKFLLKTLTQIKSNVSAPNKKKIKESKEKEKLEKRLLEELFKMFMDSDSFYYSLTYDLTNSVQRQSMCEKTNLPLWRKVDDRFFWNKHMIEDLISTDNAEVDFWIIPIIQGFVQIEELVVNYSESSDDEKSSPETPQESTCIDDIHPTFLVALISRRSRHRAGMRYKRRGVDKNGNVANYVETEQLIHVHNHTLSFIQTRGSVPVFWSQVGYRYNPRPRLDRSENETVSCFRAHFEEQLKNYKKQVIINLVDQTGREKIIGDAYLKQVLLYNNANLTYVSFDFHEHCRGMKFENVQTLTDAIHDIILDMKWCWVDQAGVICKQEGIFRVNCMDCLDRTNVVQAAIARVVMEQQLKKLGVMPPEQPLPVKCNRIYQIIWANNGDAISRQYAGTAALKGDFTRTGERKLAGVMKDGVNSANRYYLNRFRDAYRQAVIDLMQGIPVTEDLYSIFTKEKEHEALHKENVRSHQELISQLLQSYMKLLLPDDEKFHGGWALIDCDPSLIDATHKDVDVLLLLSNSAYYVAYYDDEIDKVNQYQRLSLDALEKIEIGPEPTLFGKPKFSCMRLHYKYKETSGYFHTLRAVVRNPEEDGKDTLQCIAEMLRITKQAMGLDVPIIEKKLERKSSKPHEDIIGIRSQNRGSLAQGKNYLLSKFSSLNQKVKQTKSNVNISNLRKLGSFTKPEVKVNFLKPNLKVNLWKSDSSLETLENPVVDTKVHTESDIEISDNDSFHSDDFLTNSKSDEDNQLTDSLENIGQTDYVLPSCGIIASAPRLGSRSQSISSTDMTISIHAPSEIHVTQASTSECEDIPMPSADNVEMEFAKPIDVYCQRFVHDAQKIADVLEAEAGSQELHQVINQTSNNTSKKAETRAETTRDIPSRPSKLDVLSSEPDPQLLAVDGTYSSKSHKSPGAASGIVETELHMTPSPADSNSSRAVSPFAKIRSSMVQVANITQAGLTQGINFAVAKVQKSPVEPEAINQVKQKELKEMFMQCQTRIIQI, from the exons CCACTGATCTTCTTTTGGCTTGGAATCCTATTTGTCTGGGCCTGGTAGAGGGAGTCATTGGTAAAGTTCAGCTTCATACAG ATTTACCATGGTGGCTACTTTTAATTCGTCAGAAAGCATTGATTGGCAGGCTTCCAGGAGACCATGAAGtatgcaaaataacaaaaattgcAGTGATTCCACTTTCTGAAACAGAACCTCAGGATCTGGAACTAGAG CTTTGTAAAAAGCACCATTTTGGGATAAACAAGCCAGAGAAGATAACACAGTCTCCAGATGACTCAAAATTTTTACTGAAGACCCTTACTCAAATTAAATCAAATGTGTCTGCTCCAAATAAAAAGAAG attaaagaaagtaaagaaaaagagaagctggagaagagaTTATTGGAGgaattgtttaaaatgttcatgGATTCAGATTCCTTTTATTACAGCCTGACCTATGACCTAACAAATTCAGTACAGAGGCAGAGCATGTGTGAGAAAACTAACTTGCCTCTGTGGAGGAAA gttGATGACAGATTCTTTTGGAACAAGCACATGATTGAAGATCTCATCAGCACTGAT AATGCTGAAGTGGATTTCTGGATTATACCTATTATACAAGGATTTGTGCAAATTGAAGAACTTGTAGTAAACTATAGTGAATCTTCTGATGATGAGAAGAGCAGTCCTGAAACTCCTCAGGAATCAACTTGTATAGATGACATTCATCCAACGTTTCTGGTGGCACTTATTTCACGCCGGAGTCGGCACAGAGCTG GAATGCGGTATAAGCGAAGAGGTGTTGATAAAAATGGGAATGTGGCAAACTATGTTGAGACAGAGCAACTGATTCACGTCCATAATCATACTCTCTCGTTTATTCAAACACGAGGCTCTGTGCCTGTTTTCTGGAGCCAGGTTGGATATAGATATAACCCACGGCCCCGACTGGACAGGA gtgaaaatgaaacagtgtCCTGTTTTCGTGCACATTTTgaagaacagctgaaaaattacaaaaagcaG GTTATTATTAACTTGGTGGATCAGACAGGCAGAGAGAAGATTATTGGAGATGCTTATCTTAAACAAGTGCTTCTGTACAACAATGCAAATCTGACTTACGTTTCATTTGACTTCCATGAGCACTG CCGAGGAATGAAGTTTGAAAATGTGCAGACATTGACTGATGCCATTCATGATATTATTCTTGACATGAAGTGGTGCTG gGTTGATCAAGCTGGTGTTATTTGTaaacaggaaggaattttccgAGTGAACTGCATGGACTGTCTGGATCGCACCAATGTGGTACAGGCTGCTATTGCAAGAGTGGTCATGGAGCAGCAG CTCAAAAAACTGGGTGTGATGCCACCAGAACAGCCTTTGCCAGTGAAATGCAACAGAATTTACCAGATAATATGGGCAAACAATGGAGATGCCATAAGTCGGCAATATGCTGGCACAGCAGCTTTAAAG GGTGACTTCACAAGGACTGGTGAAAGAAAGCTGGCAGGAGTAATGAAGGATGGAGTAAATTCTGCAAACAGATACTACTTGAATCGTTTCAGGGATGCTTATAGGCAAGCAGTCATAG ATTTGATGCAGGGTATCCCTGTAACGGAGGATCTTTACTCcatatttacaaaagaaaaagagcatgaAGCCTTGCATAAGGAGAATGTGAGAAGTCATCAGGAACTGATCAGCCAACTGTTGCAGAGTTACATGAAACTGCTTTTACCAGATGATGAAAAATTTCATGGAGGATGGGCACTTATTGACTGTGATCCAAG tCTCATTGATGCCACTCATAAAGATGTGGATGTTCTGCTGTTACTTTCTAATTCTGCCTACTATGTGGCCTA TTATGATGACGAAATCGACAAGGTGAATCAGTACCAAAGGCTAAGCCTtgatgctttggaaaaaatagagaTAG GACCTGAGCCTACTCTCTTTGGCAAACCCAAGTTCTCTTGCATGAGGTTGCATTacaaatacaaagaaacaaGTGGGTATTTTCACACCCTTAGAGCTGTGGTACGCAACCCtgaagaagatggaaaag ACACTCTTCAGTGCATTGCAGAAATGTTGCGAATCACAAAGCAAGCAATGGGATTAGATGTGCCCATTATTGAGAAAAAGCTGGAGAG GAAAAGCAGCAAGCCTCATGAAGACATCATTGGCATTCGGTCTCAGAACAGAGGGTCCCTGGCCCAAGGCAAGAATTACTTACTGAGCAAGTTTTCATCTCTCAATCAGAAAGTAAAGCAAACCAAATCCAATGTAAACATTAGCAATCTTCGGAAGTTAGGTAGCTTTACCAAACCTGAAGTGAAAgtcaattttttaaaaccaaatttgAAAGTTAATCTTTGGAAATCGGATAGTAGCCTTGAAACTCTAGAGAATCCAGTGGTAGATACTAAAGTCCATACTGAATCTGATATAGAAATATCAGATAATGATTCATTCCATTCAGATGACTTCCTGACTAACTCTAAATCTGATGAGGACAACCAGTTAACTGACTCCCTAGAGAACATAGGACAGACAGACTATGTGCTGCCTAGCTGTGGTATCATTGCTTCAGCTCCCCGATTAGGCAGTCGGTCCCAGTCTATAAGCAGCACTGACATGACCATTAGCATTCATGCTCCATCTGAGATCCATGTCACTCAGGCTAGCACGTCTGAATGTGAAGACATACCCATGCCTTCTGCTGACAATGTGGAGATGGAATTTGCTAAACCTATTGATGTGTACTGCCAGAGGTTTGTACATGATGCTCAAAAGATAGCAGATGTTTTAGAGGCTGAGGCTGGCTCTCAAGAGCTCCATCAAGTAATAAATCAAACCAGCAATAATACTTCTAAAAAGGCAGAAACTAGGGCTGAAACAACCAGAGACATTCCTTCCAGGCCATCAAAGTTGGACGTACTTTCTTCTGAGCCAGATCCTCAGCTCTTAGCTGTTGATGGGACCTATTCCAGTAAATCTCATAAAAGCCCAGGAGCTGCATCTGGTATAGTTGAGACAGAACTCCATATGACTCCTTCTCCAGCTGACAGTAACAGCAGCAGAGCCGTCTCCCCCTTTGCTAAAATTCGCAGTTCTATGGTCCAAGTTGCTAACATCACACAAGCAGGATTGACTCAAGGGATTAATTTTGCTGTGGCGAAGGTCCAGAAGAGCCCTGTGGAACCAGAAGCTATAAATCAAGTCAAgcaaaaagaactgaaagaaatgtttatgcAATGCCAGACACGAATAATTCAGATTTAG